The DNA region GCTGGTCGAATCGGTGCGCGGCCCCGGCGGCGGCTACCGTCTGGCCAAGACGCCCGAGACGATCCGTGTCGCCGACATCCTGGAGGCCGTGGACGAGACGGTCAGCGCGCTGCATGTCGGCGCCGGCGCCTCGGGCGGGGTCTCGGGGTCGCGTGCGCAGACGCTGTCGAACCGGCTGTGGGAAAGCCTGTCGGCGCATGTCTATGTCTTCCTGCACAATCACACGCTGGCGGACGTGGCCCGCAACCAGCTGCTGCCCTGCCCGGCGCTGCCGAAGCTGCTGTCGATCGTGGACGACTAGGCGGGGCGGGCAGGCCGCTCCCGTCACGCGGCCGTCACCTTTCCTTGCGAAACCGCGCGCATGGCCCTAAATGAGCCTTTCCGTTGACCTTGCACGGTTTCGCGACCGGGGGACCCGCGCCATGTCCGATCTGCAGACGCCCTATTACCTGATCGACCTCGCCAAGCTGCGGGCGAACATGGAGCGCATCGCCTATCTGCGCGAACGCTCGGGGGCGAAATGCCTGCTGGCGCTGAAATGTTTCGCCACCTGGTCGGCC from Paracoccus aminovorans includes:
- the iscR gene encoding Fe-S cluster assembly transcriptional regulator IscR, which codes for MKLSTKGRYAMVALVDLAIAKGDDLTSLAEISQRQDISLPYLEQLFVRLRRAGLVESVRGPGGGYRLAKTPETIRVADILEAVDETVSALHVGAGASGGVSGSRAQTLSNRLWESLSAHVYVFLHNHTLADVARNQLLPCPALPKLLSIVDD